The genomic DNA ATAAGGCCAATGTATCTCCCAAGTTTTACCTTATGAGTCTCATCAAATGGTACCTTCTCCATACAGTACCAAAGCAATATTGTGCAAAAAAGCAGTGAGATTACCACCTGTCATCAGCCTGTATACATTATACATTCACCTGACTGTGACCTAACGTGTGAAGTTGCATTAAGCTATGAATTCTTAAGTTCTCATTGCAATGTGCTATTGACAATAACAAACTTCTGTGAGGATGTATTTACAACTCACAGTTTCAAAGTTCAATAAAGAATCAACAGCTTTTGCTTTGGCTGCATTGTCTTTCTCATTCATCTCACGTCGATACTTTGTTCGCCACTCAGTGATAAGAACTGTTATGgctgaatggaaaaaaaagttttgttaatATAATAATTAGTGCATTAAATAAACTGGCATGTGTTAAAATACATTGGATAGAAGAGCAAATTTTACTTCattgtttaattcatttttcagTATCATCTTACCAATGTACAAAGCCATAGTCAAGAAAATCAACAGTCCAAACCAGCCATTGAAAGCAACAATGAAGTAAACAACAGCTACTCCAATATCAGCAAAAGTGGGAAGAATGGTAAACAGGAGGTAActagaacatgaaaaaaaaaataaataaaaaaatgaagaaaaataaatcattacTTTGCAGTAGAACTGGGTAATAACATCTGTATCTTCATATATTCCCTCACTGTTAAGTTCAATTACTGAATTAACCTTCACATAGCAAAATTTGCACGTATTAATAAGAATTGAACATAATTCAAGTAAGAAATTAGAAACATTTGATGGACTCTTCAAGAATGACAGTAAAAATCACACTTTAAAAGGTTGTAAATACTGTTGGCTCCTCTGTCCACCATTCTGATAACTTCGCCAGTTTTACGATTCAAATGCCAGTGGAGTGACAGGCTGCAATAATTAAAACATGAGAACCAGTAAATATACTagaaaactaaatttaaaacttCACCCTGTATTATGTCAAAATCTCTTATGAGACCTATAACACAAAGACTAACAAATAAAGTCATTTGTGACTTtgaattaatgttttttttgtattctgcTACACCTGCAACTGCGAAACATGTACTATATCTTTCCAACAAAAAGGAACCaagtaaaggaaaattcaaTCACCATAGACATACAGATAAACTCTCCaacaagaaaatgtatttttgctaAATTTGTACTTAAACAGTGTTTGTAGCAGATTTCTCCTGATTTGGGAGTATGCTAACTATGGTATGTTGAACTTCATAGTCTGACCTATGTAGATGAGCAAAGAGCTGCACTTGTAAAGTCCTGCTGGTAAACTGTTGGATCTTTATCCACAGAAAGGATTTGATGTTATTCAACAAACCAATACCACCAGTACCACCTCCTTGTAAAAACCTTAAAGCTACGTAAATCAAAATCAGGTGCCATGGATCTGTTATCTTTGCTTCCTTTCCAGGTGTGAGACGGTTCACTGAAAATATAACCCAGACAAATGAGACACTGGATACGTCATTAGGAACATAATCAGGATCCTGATTGATAGACCAGGAATTCTGTGTCAAAGTTTTTGGTGAAAACAACCTATCAGCCACATCTCATAACACAGATAGGAAGAAATACAATAAATCTGGCAACTTGACCATATTTTGAGTAGCTATTAAGTTAAATGTTGCTGTTAATAATACTGACAATAATGATACATTCCATGAAGTCCACATACCTATAATTTTGTACATGAATGGAACAAGAACATTTCCAGCTCTTCCAGCGCCAAGAATGAAGAAACACAGGACAACCCTTAACTGTAGCCAccttgtgaaaaaattaacccagtaagaaaattgtttaaaaatcaaaaacacTCAACTATTGCAATCACAAGATCTCAGAAGTAAATGTTCTTGCTGTCTGTGATGAAGTTTATTAAATGTCAGTTCAGATAATTTCTTGTTGTTAAATCAAAACATCACCCagctttgatattttccttgttCTCAGCACCTGTCTTCATGATATCATACTGAgatctttaagaaaaattatttcatggtcACTCCCAGGGGTATTAGAGTCAAGCCATGTAGATGAACCTAGTCTGCTACATGtttaattaacttttgttttaccTGTCTGAGGGCCATAAGAAAGGCCACAGcaactttgttttcttccagATACCTTTAAAAGCTGACTCTCCTCGACGGTCCAATgcctaaaacaagaaaaatggcTCCTTGAGCAAAGTTACCTCCCcaacaaaattattatcaacAAACTCATCTGAATGGTTTGGGAGAACATACACAAGAAAATGAGGtaatgtttaaaattaatttttgtcctGTGTTAAGGTACACTGATGGTCTCCTTGAAggagaatatttaaaaaaattgctgtcaTGTTTTTCCATGAAGATACCTATAATCAGGGCTACCAATCAAGCACAGTGAATTTTaaacattcaaaaggaaaagTGAGATCACTTGCAAAAACTTGTATTACCGTTGATCCTTCCAGAAACTTTTGCTTTTCCTCAACAGGAACTTCTAGTGGTTTATAAAGACCAGGTCCTTTCAATCCAAGAAGAAAGATGAACAACTTAAGAACATAACGTGAtataaacaaaccaaattcagcttctttaatttttgtacTTCTTTGAAACCACCAGTGAGGATTGTTCCATGAAATGAAAGACAaattctcaacaacaaatgccaatgaccaaaaaagcaAGAGACCAAAGGAATGTCTACTGACATGAGCCTTGAAATATCTTGCACTTTGGGAACGAAGAACACTGAAGGTTAACATCCAGGTAAGCAACATTGCAACATCCATGAACATGACATAGCCTTGAATTCTCTGTGGTTCTATGGTTCCTTTGACTATGAGGTCAGCTATAGGCACAAATACAAGACAAATGTGCAAGAACTGTTGTAAAGTGTACAAAAATGATGTACGATTATCTCCATGAACAAATCCTGCAGGGTTTGTTATCGCCTGAATAGAACTACTAGTCAtttcatattgttttttaaCACATCTGTAAGGCTTTCTGCATTTACTAGATTTTCCTGGTGCACTGATAATTTCCTCCACAGAATTCGATTCTAAATCGGGCAATAAAGTTCTCCCGTGGTTATCAGTCTGTAGCCTTCTCTTCTTGAACAACTCAACCAAACCAAGCAACAATATCAACAGAAGCAGAACAGCTGGTGGAATGGTTCCCATGATGCATCTTGGTAGACCGGTGTCTTTGGACACAAGACTtagcaaagtttcattgaaatcacAGTAAAGAGAACAAATTGCCATTGTGGCAATAATCAGTCAGTTTCTGTCAACCTGTTGAGACAATATCAGATAATATGGTACGAAGTATTGTTCTGATCCCAATAGCTAAAAAggtggatatttttctttggtcgATAAACCAACCATGCAGTAATTTGGTAGTGCCTATCTACCAGATTATGAATTAGCCTGTGAATAACTTTATCCACTCTCTGAGCACTCAGGTATTGAAGAAGTGAGGTGAAATCTCATTTAATTATTGTAAAACTCAAACAACAATGACCTGGTGAATTATGTGCAGAATGATTGTTTTATCCTCAGCAATCACATGGTTGATGGAGGATCAAAGCACCACAAACTATTGTACTTAGATAGCCGAATAcaattaagatttttcttttcgacTCAGTTTACTGAACAAAGTCATATTTCAGCTAAGTTCCTAGATTCTGAATAATACAATAAATACAATTTAGTTTTGACTTAACGAAAACTTGCTTAAGTCCATTTCAGTTTTTAGACATCTCTTGAAGGAACGATGAACATACAGCGACAAGTCTGTATCATAATGAATTCTACGATTAACTGACTCTTATTTAATTCACGATACATGAgtagatttattttcttttcacagcAGAATATATATACCCCTGACCTAGAATCCTACTACACCAAATAAGCTCGCCTCAGTCGAGCCAGTTACATTTGTGC from Pocillopora verrucosa isolate sample1 chromosome 10, ASM3666991v2, whole genome shotgun sequence includes the following:
- the LOC131799150 gene encoding ATP-binding cassette sub-family B member 6-like isoform X2, with the protein product MAICSLYCDFNETLLSLVSKDTGLPRCIMGTIPPAVLLLLILLLGLVELFKKRRLQTDNHGRTLLPDLESNSVEEIISAPGKSSKCRKPYRCVKKQYEMTSSSIQAITNPAGFVHGDNRTSFLYTLQQFLHICLVFVPIADLIVKGTIEPQRIQGYVMFMDVAMLLTWMLTFSVLRSQSARYFKAHVSRHSFGLLLFWSLAFVVENLSFISWNNPHWWFQRSTKIKEAEFGLFISRYVLKLFIFLLGLKGPGLYKPLEVPVEEKQKFLEGSTALDRRGESAFKGIWKKTKLLWPFLWPSDRWLQLRVVLCFFILGAGRAGNVLVPFMYKIIVNRLTPGKEAKITDPWHLILIYVALRFLQGGGTGGIGLLNNIKSFLWIKIQQFTSRTLQVQLFAHLHSLSLHWHLNRKTGEVIRMVDRGANSIYNLLNYLLFTILPTFADIGVAVVYFIVAFNGWFGLLIFLTMALYIAITVLITEWRTKYRREMNEKDNAAKAKAVDSLLNFETVKYYSGEDYEVERLNMAIEDYQKCEWDTIASLALLNTAQNSVITGGLLGGTLYCAKLVTDGQLGVGDFVLFVTYTLQLYVPLNYFGTYYRMIQQSFIDMENMFDLFQQKRQVLDVPHAPDLQVPSGLIEFRQVNFSYNPQKQILKDVTFTVYPGQTLALVGPSGSGKSTIIRLLYRFYDLDSGTISIDGQNIAEVTQKSLRNAIGVVPQDTVLFNNNIR
- the LOC131799150 gene encoding ATP-binding cassette sub-family B member 6-like isoform X1 — its product is MAICSLYCDFNETLLSLVSKDTGLPRCIMGTIPPAVLLLLILLLGLVELFKKRRLQTDNHGRTLLPDLESNSVEEIISAPGKSSKCRKPYRCVKKQYEMTSSSIQAITNPAGFVHGDNRTSFLYTLQQFLHICLVFVPIADLIVKGTIEPQRIQGYVMFMDVAMLLTWMLTFSVLRSQSARYFKAHVSRHSFGLLLFWSLAFVVENLSFISWNNPHWWFQRSTKIKEAEFGLFISRYVLKLFIFLLGLKGPGLYKPLEVPVEEKQKFLEGSTALDRRGESAFKGIWKKTKLLWPFLWPSDRWLQLRVVLCFFILGAGRAGNVLVPFMYKIIVNRLTPGKEAKITDPWHLILIYVALRFLQGGGTGGIGLLNNIKSFLWIKIQQFTSRTLQVQLFAHLHSLSLHWHLNRKTGEVIRMVDRGANSIYNLLNYLLFTILPTFADIGVAVVYFIVAFNGWFGLLIFLTMALYIAITVLITEWRTKYRREMNEKDNAAKAKAVDSLLNFETVKYYSGEDYEVERLNMAIEDYQKCEWDTIASLALLNTAQNSVITGGLLGGTLYCAKLVTDGQLGVGDFVLFVTYTLQLYVPLNYFGTYYRMIQQSFIDMENMFDLFQQKRQVLDVPHAPDLQVPSGLIEFRQVNFSYNPQKQILKDVTFTVYPGQTLALVGPSGSGKSTIIRLLYRFYDLDSGTISIDGQNIAEVTQKSLRNAIGVVPQDTVLFNNNIRFNIQYGRITASETEVEEAAAAADIHDRILTFPNGYQTVVGERGLKLSGGEKQRVAIARTLLKNPPLVLLDEATSALDTQTERNIQASLNRMCVNRTTIVVAHRLSTIVNADQILVVREGEIIERGRHEELVSEGGVYANMWLHQQKAEDKETDNSNTDSLEEESGLI